One stretch of Miscanthus floridulus cultivar M001 chromosome 18, ASM1932011v1, whole genome shotgun sequence DNA includes these proteins:
- the LOC136521288 gene encoding probable calcium-binding protein CML30, which yields MAPLLLLFLLGGLCALFSLTTSSRASAKKCEDVTSDGCVPEETQQQQHGEKKARADPEKGLGIVFSTFDHDGDGFITAVELEESLRRLGIAVSADEAAAMVARVDANSDGLIDIHEFRELYDSIPKKRKHQHPAAAAGDFSGAAREVPVEGDDEEAEGEEEEEEDEERDLREAFDVFDGNKDGLISAEELGTVLGSLGLRRQGNGRTAVADCRDMIRLVDSDGDGMVSFEEFKRMMTVVKA from the coding sequence ATGGCGCCTCTCCTCCTGCTCTTCCTCCTCGGCGGCCTCTGCGCCCTCTTCTCGCTCACCACCTCCTCGCGCGCCAGCGCCAAGAAGTGCGAGGACGTCACGAGCGACGGCTGCGTGCCAGAGgagacgcagcagcagcagcacggggAGAAGAAGGCGCGGGCCGACCCGGAGAAGGGCCTGGGCATCGTCTTCTCCACGTtcgaccacgacggcgacggcttcATCACGGCGGTCGAGCTGGAGGAGTCGCTGCGCCGCCTCGGCATCGCCGTGTCCGCCGACGAGGCCGCGGCCATGGTCGCGCGCGTCGACGCCAACAGCGACGGGCTCATCGACATCCACGAGTTCCGCGAGCTCTACGACTCCATTCCCAAGAAGAGGAAGCACCAGcaccccgccgccgctgccggggaTTTCAGCGGGGCAGCGAGGGAGGTGCCGGTGGAAGGCGACGACGAAGAGGccgagggggaggaggaagaggaggaggatgaggagaggGACCTGCGGGAGGCGTTCGACGTGTTCGACGGCAACAAGGACGGGCTCATCTCCGCGGAGGAGCTCGGCACCGTGCTGGGCTCGCTCGGCTTGCGCCGCCAGGGCAACGGCCGGACCGCCGTCGCCGACTGCCGCGACATGATACGCCTCgtcgacagcgacggcgacggcatGGTGTCCTTCGAGGAGTTCAAGCGCATGATGACCGTCGTCAAGGCCTag